The genomic stretch ATTTCATTTGCCATGTGTCTTATCATGAGAACACAGTTTTTGAGATCTTCCTTATAGATCTATTGAGATTTGGCTCATTCTTTTCAATTGTTGGGTAATATTCCAGTCTATGTAGTACATGTCACATTTAACTCAGCTTCCTACTGATGGATATTTgagggagaggtttttttttttttaagcttctatttatttattcatgagagacacacaaagagaaacagagacacaggcagaaggagaagcaggctccccatggggaacctgatgtgggacttgacctgagccaaaggcagacactcaaccactgagagccacccaggttccccggGAGGGGGTTCTTTTATAATCTTGACATTATTAAAAGGCACAGGCCAGTTATGTTGTAGAATATCCCTTATTTGGGGTTTATCGGTTTCTTTCTCATTAGATTGAGGTTATACACTTTGGCCACAAATATGCCCAAAGCAATACCATGTCCTTCTCAGTGTATCATGACAGAAGGCATAGGGTGGTGAGTTCACCCATTTGAACTAACCATTTGGTTAAGACTGGGTCCATCAGGTTTCTCCactacttttttcctctttgtaatttGTACATATAATAAAGGCAGATATTTGAGAACTGGAGCTATCCTATTCATATCAAACTGGCTCCCATGAGTTTCATTAACTGACggacattctttaaaaagtaaaacacgCACCAAAAATGTCTTATTATGTGACAGCCCCTCTCCTCCAACCCTTTAATGCTTTCTCATGGTATCTGTTGGAAAAAAACTTCAGTGGCATAGAAAGCCCTGCTCTCCACCTCTATAGACGACTTAGAACTCATTTCCAATCGTTCCCCTTGCACACTGCAGAGGTGAGCTCCATTCACTTTTCACTTTGCACCTTTATTCCAGCAATTCTCTGTGttcctggaatgttcttttgTCCCCTGCAGGCTGGCTCCTTGTAGCCACTTAAATTTCAACTTATGACTGACTACCCACTAACATGACTTCAGACCACCCAACCAAAAGAGGTCGTCCAGGCACTTTCTTATCACATCGCTCTTGTCCCTTTGTACAAATATCTACTGTGTTTATCATATGCTATTTATTACCTAACAAAACATACACTCGCAAGAAGTCTATAAGAGCCAGGGAGGTTAGAGTAGGCTTCCAGAAGAGTCCTGTTTGCAAAGCAGAAATTGGTAGGAGGAAGAGCATTTCAAGGAGAGGGCTCAGCAAGGACAAAGGCTTCCCGGGATGGAAGTAGAAGCAGAAATTTCTAGGTGGCTGAACTAGAAGTTAAGAGGGCAAGGGCAGGAACTGAGGCCAGAGAAGAAACAATGGATTTGCAATCCTTAGGCTGATGCCCTGAGGGCCTCTCAcagagcttttctttctctcttcctggaagaAATCTGGCTTGGAATGGGACTCAGATCCGAAGTGTAGCCTCCCCTGGCTGTCTGGGAGCTGCAGTTTCCACAGTTAAGAAAATAGGTGACGGGCTAGCAGGACTCAGGAAAAGCTCCAGTtttgcccacccccactccccacagcCTGGGACCTCCACCTGCGCAGATCAAACACCTTCCTATTATCTTTGTCTGGTCACAGCCTACAGATTGGGGTCTACAGGATGCCGATGGCTCACCTTGCTGATATTAAAAGTCCGGTCCAGGCGGATAATTCTCAGGATGGGCTCAAAGGTGGCTGCTtcaccctgcccctccctgctggtCAGATAGCCTCCACACTGATCCCAGAGTCAGAGGAAGGCTTGAAGCTCATCAAAGACAGAGACTCCCCACAGATCAGAACTCCACcttcaaggggcgcctgggtggctcagtggttgaccgtctaccacctttggctcagggcatgatcccagggtcctaggacgagtcctgcatctggttccctgcagcctgcttcccccccccccgccagtgtttctgcctctctctgtgtttctcatgaattaaaacaaaacaaaacaaaacaaaacaacctccaCCCTCATTCTCATCTCCCATTAGCTGGTGACTTTTAAAGCACTCAAGCACTCGGGGGCCCACACCTTTACTccctgagggggggggggggctccagcCCAGTTAATGATCAGtccccagggcaggggtggaggatgCTGGGTAGGTGCAAATTCCTTCTGGAGGAGTTCCCACCTTCGGGCATTCTTAGGTGTCTGGTCGTTCTTCTCCAATCCACAGTAGGCTCCCAGGTTTTATAAAGCCAGAAGAGAGGCGTGAGGGGTCCGTGAGGGGTCCGATGGCCCTTCACCTGCTGAGGTCTTCTGAGGTTGTAACCCTTCCTGCTTGTCACAGGATTCAAGTAAGGATGGCTCCGAGGGAGAGGAAAAGCAGGGCGGGCAGGAGTCCGGGGTCTCCTAGGAGTCCATTTCTTTGCAGGCCCTTCAGGGCTTGGCTGCTTCTCCAGCAAGCCTATTCCTCTTCCTGTTCCATGGTCCCAGACCTGTGGCCCTCCCCAGGGTGCTAAGGCCCCATCTTCCTTAAACTCTTATTGCTGTCCATAGGCTGATGGCTCCCACATCTGTATCCAACTTGTACCCCTCCCCTGGGCTTTCACCTCTACAACCACTTATCCCTGGGTTGCACACAGGCATGGGGACAAAACGCATTCCCTCTTGCTCAAGTGTGCTcctcccctttttccctttccctaccCGGTGGGGCCGCCATGGTAAAAATGGTACCACCACGGTAAAAGGAAGGTTTGTGCTTGGCTGGAGTGGGAGTGGTGGGAGGGGTCTAACAGGAGACCAGACTCTCAGATGCTGTAGAAGGGACACCCGTGTGGGTGGGTGCGGGGGGGAAGGCAGGGGGTCTGGGGCCCCCAGAGCAATTGAGCCTCTAAGCTTCTGCACGTCTGATTTTACCGCTGGAGGTGGGTGATGCCTGGGGCTGATGAGGTTGGAGGACTTGGTGGATCTATACATTGGGGACTGTGGAGGTCTGTACTCTCTACAGCTGCCTGGGAGCTTAGAAGCCTACACTCCAGCCCTTGCCCTGCAATTGGTTCTGTCCTGATTCTCTGGATCTCATTCTCATCTGTATAAGGACAGGGGGTTGGAAGTAGACAGATTAGTTTAAAGAATCCCAGCAACTCAGGCTGCAAGATTTTATCAGACCTGAGTTTGGGGGAGAAAATGGGATAAGTGGGGCCAGGGGACTGGCTTTAGGCCTGCACTATTAATCCACTCCCTCCCACCGACCCATGTCCCATGGAGGTCTGGCTAGTGCCCACAATAATTAAGGTGCAATAATTAACTGCTGAGTGGCCTTCGTCCAGTGCCAGGCTCTGCTCCTGGGCCACATTCCCTACTGCCTGTCTCCTAGGCCACTAAACCTCAGCTGTGCCCCGGAGGAGGACAAGGGGAACTGTAGAGCGGAGCAGAAGCCTGAGCCAGACCAGGAACCACTTCCTCTCCCAGGTatgccactccccacccctttAGTAGAGGCAGCACACCCCAAGGTGCTCCCAGCATGTGTTAAAGAATTTGCTGAACCAGGAGGATCCACCTTGCCCAAATCCCAGACAACCCAAAAGTAGAGGCTGAGGGCAGAGCAGGGACTGCCCAAGGTTAAATTAACCAAGTCCACTCCCGAAACTAGAACCAGCGGGCTCTTGCCTTTTAGCACAGTGCTGAGTTCTTAGTTTGCTTCAAGTCTGGGGTTCTAGGGTGTGTGTCTTCTGGGTGATGAGGATGATGGTGGTTGGGGGGGACAGTTGCACTGAGATCTGAAGCTGAGACTAGGAAGGAATGTGGGGAGTGGCTTGCAGAGTGGCAGAGCTTGCTGGGAGAAGAGAGCTCTGCCTCTAGAAAGCAAGTGCAGGGAGGTAAACCACCCACCAACCAGGTGGGCCCACAGAGCCCTCACCCCAGGCATCCCCCGGTACTCCACATCAGCTGCTGCATAAGAATCTCAGCACAGTGAGGGTGCAGAGGACAAAGCTGAAGGAGCTCCGGACTTGAGGGGCCTGAATCAGGCTTGGTTGTTCCCTACTGCACGACAGGGGGCTCATCCTTTAACCGCTGCCAACTGATGGCACAATCTGTACCCAGCTGACTCTCCTTTGTTGGGGATTTCTCCCCACATTTCACCTTTAGATGAGGATACTAAAGCCCAAGATTAATTTGAGTTATTTTCTCCCAAGGTCAAGGGAGAGATGGAGTGTTAGGGCTAAGATGGTGGGCTGGTTGATCTGGACCCCTGTGCTCTCAACTGCTAGGCTGTTTCCCCCAAGAACCTGATCCAAAGAGTCACCTGGTGCGCCGGAGCCCATCAGTGAGTGATTGGGTCATGAGAAGGATAATTGGATCCTGGAATGAATGGATTAGCGAGTGAAAGAATGAGCGAACACTGGAATAGAGTAGCAGGATGTTGGATGGCAGGAAGGTGAGGGGCGAGGGGGGTGAGGCGGGAATTTAGTCCCTGGTTCCGTGAGCCCTGGTGGGCAGTCAGCCCAGAGGTGGCCGTCAGCTCAGGCCCTGCCCAGGAAGAAGCCAGAGTTCCACAGGACGTGGGGCACTGGGGAGACAAGGCAACTTTGAGCAGAAGGGCACATATGCTATTGGGAGCTGTGGGAAACAAATGCCAAATTTTAGGAGAGCCCAGGAGCCCGGTGACCTGCATGGTGAGGGAACAGTGGGTCACCTCCCAAGGTTCAGTGTCTGAGCTCAGAGGGCTGAGAGCCTGCATGGGTGGAAGGGAGGCCggctctggggcagggggagggggaggcaaggAACCTCCCAAGGCCTGGAAGCGGTCCAGCTGGCTGcccacacccacccccagccctctgtGCCCTGTGACATTCCCCAGGTCACAGGACCTCTGGGAGAAACCAAATGATGAGGCTGCAAAGGGCTGGAACCAAGGctggaagtttttgttttgtttttgttttttccatacccagggggaggggcagagggagagaaaatcccaagcaggttcccaTCCACTGcggagcctaactcagggctcgatctcatgatcctgagatcacaatctgagccgaaatcaggagtcagtcGCTTAAGTGCCTGAGCCTCTAGGTgccccttgttttattttgttttgtttaaataaatagctTATCTGGAGTTCCAAAACTAAGATTAATATCAAAGTTTGTACAAAGTCATTTGGTGTTAAAATCTGACCTGAAAATTAATGTGAGgttattatagtttttatttatcccACCAGTGTAACTTTTACCACCAGAATGTGCTTGATTGTTGAGTGCGTGTAAATTGTATTACCTTTTAcaaaatcccaaatattttaaattctgaaacaTCCGCCTCCAAGGATTTCAAACAAGGGACTGTGGACCTACGTCAATCTCCTGGCTATTTTGCCCAAATCCCATCTCTTAGTTTCAACACTTGATCTCATCCACCAGTAGAAGTCAGTAACTTGAGTGACACAAGCacctggggggttgggggggtgggagggtggtgtCTCATCCCACCCTTCCCTGAGGCTGGGAAGACTCAGGGGTAGGGATGGGGCGGGACCAGGCCCCGGCTTTCTGGAGGCTCCACCCACCGGGGCTGTTTCCATTCACCTGAAGGCCCCACCTCTGTTTTCCTTGGTGCCACAGACCACAGCTCTTCCTTCAGAGACATGGCCCAGCTGATGACAACACAGGTGCTGTTCCTTCTGGTGGGGGTGGCCGCAGTATGGACAGCGCGGCCCAGAACTGAGCTTCTCAATGTCTGTATGGACGCCAAGCACCACAAGGAAAAGCCAAGCCCGGAGGACGGGCTGCATAAGCAGGTGAGTGGAGGGCCTGGCTGGAGTGGGGAGAGCTGACTCAGGAAGAGGAAAGTGGAAGATAGAAGCATCAAAGCCCTTCCatggtggaggcagggagaccacCTGAGAGGCCTTGGGTGTACTACTGTGGGGACTATCTGCTTACCACACACCATGTGCCCAATGTTGTCAGTACAATGCCAACAGATCAGCTCTTGGTTGTTGGGTTTCACATTACACAAACCAGGAAGCATGTCCAGAGTGGAACCTGAGAAACGGACACTGGAGAAACCCATCCCAGGTTGATTTTGATTTCAGAGTTCAGACAGGAACTGACCCCTCTTGAGAATCTTGAGAAAGTGCACACAGCTCGTGGCTTCTTTTCTGCCAGCCCCAAACAGCTCAAGAAAAATGGATTTCTCACAGGCACGAGGCTGGGTGTGAGGCACCAAGATTCACACATCTAGCAAACATTTCTCCTGACCTTTTTATTGGAATGAGGTCTCCTTTCAATGCCAATTATTTTACCACAACCCCTTTAATATCCTGAACCtgtttatgtgtttaaaaaaaaatcaatatcatGCCATAACtgtaaagaaaacacaaaagggAAGCTGCTTGCAAAATGCATTCcaatatataaatgttcattttgaCCTCGTTGGCAGATAATGATCGCACAGCTTTGAATCAGTGAGCCTGCAGCTAAGTGATGATGTAACTTGACTAACTTCTTCAGcctattatattgtttttattttatttttaaggattttatttattcatgagagacagagagaggcagagacataggcaaagggagacgCAGCCTCCCTGGGaggaacctgatgagggactcaatcccaggaccccaggatcacaacctgagcccaaaggcagatgctcaaccactgagccctctatacattgtttttaaaatgcacattttaggGGCGTCCTGGTGACTCAGTTGaggctctgactcttgatttcagttgcGGTCATTATATCAGAGTCTGAGATCCAGCCCTCGGTGGAACTCGGCtcttgagtgtggagcctgcttggggctctctctctccttcctctgccctctagTCGGCCTGCAccttttgtgcatgtgtgtgagcattcccactctaaaaaaaataaataaaatgcaccgttttaatattttgtttttattttttattttatttatttattcataagagacagagagaggcagagacacaggcagagggagaagcaggcttcatgcagggagccagacatgggacccAATTCTGAGACtacaggaccacaccctggacggaaggcagcactataccactgagccacccgggctgcccaatattttgtttttatactgaATTCTAAGCTACGGGTTTATATTCGTTCAGTGTTTTGGATCTGTTCTGAGGTTCCAGTTTATTTGACTTGCTACTGACCCCCAGGTCTTTTGTTACCTTCTTAGTGAGGCTTCTCTGACCATTCTAGAAAACTGCAattccccatccctctctcctgctTAATCTCTTTTCAAAGCGGTTATGCTGTGATAAGTAAGTATTCGTTGTCATGTCTCCAGTTTCTGGGTTAGAGTAAGTAGGAGCTCAACAAAGAtttgaattaaatgaattttGTAATGCCTGCACTTCCCACAAACAGCATGCATTTCCCTCCGATGGCAAGGATTTCCCTGAAAGACTGACTGTGTTGGGGGATCAAAGACTAAAACGGGAGACAGAGACTggagatctctgggtggctcagcggttaagcgcctgccttctgcccagggcatgatcctggagtaccgggatcaagtcccatgtcaggctccctgcatggagcctgcccatccctctgcctgtgttgtgtctctgcttctctctgtgtgtctctcatgaataaataaataaaatctgtaagtaaaataaaaagggagagacTGTATGTGGGGACATTATGGCTGTGCTGGGCATGGGAGTTAGTTCTGTGTCTTCCCCACCCAGTGCAGCCCCTGGAAGAAGAATTCCTGCTGCTTCGCCAACACCAGCCGGGAAGCCCATAAGGATATTTCCTACCTGTACAGATTTAACTGGAACCATTGCGGATCTATGACACCTGCCTGCAAAAAGCACTTCATCCAGGACACCTGCCTATATGAGTGTTCCCCCAACCTGGGGCCCTGGATTCAGGAGGTATGAGTGTCCCTCCTGGACCCCTCAACTTTATAGAGGAATTGAGCTTTCCAGACACCTCCTCAGGCTGCTTCTCCAGCTCTGGGTCTCTTCTGAGCTGCTGAGAATCCTGAACCTGAGCCCTTTTCCCCTCCTGACCTCTCCCAGGTAAATCAGAGCTGGCGCAAGGAGCGCATCCTGCACGTGCCCCTGTGCAAAGAGGATTGTGAGCTATGGTGGCAGGACTGCCGCACCTCCTACACCTGCAAGAGCAACTGGCACAAGGGCTGGAACTGGACCTCAGGtgagggccagggccaggcagggagggagagatctgGAGGTGTGGGGTGTGGAGCTGGTATCTGAATATTTGAGGCTGTGGGCTTGGGGGAAGTGAAGCTAGTTCTGGGCGTAGTGGCTGAAAGTTCTCATCTTCCCTACAGGGTATAACCAGTGTCCAGAGGGAGCTGCCTGCCACCCCTTCCATTTCTACTTCCCCACATCTGCTGCTCTGTGCAATGAAATCTGGAGTCATTCCTACAAAGTCAGCAACTATAGCCGAGGGAGCGGCCGCTGCATCCAGATGTGGTTCGACCCGGCCCAGGGCAACCCCAACGAGGAGGTGGCGAGGTTCTACGCCAGGGCCATGAGTGAGGCTACACACTGTGTCCTTGGGCCTCTCTTGCTCAGCCTGGCCCTGATGCTGCTCTGGCTACTTAGCTGAGCTCCTTTTATCTCCTGATACCTGTACAGCCCTGCTGTTTGGGCCCCACAGCTCCTAGCTATTTACTTCCTGTTTGTTGGCCAGGGAATAAACCAGGCAACCACCGTGTATCACATGAATTATTTGggtgtgggtgggaatgtgactTTTGCTTCCCAATTGCCATTGATTGAAGCCAATGAGACTTGGTCAGTTTCCAGTTCTGATACTTACTATGAACTATATAGACATTTAACTGTTCTGGTAACCTAGGACATATTCATagctctcaatttcttttttttttttttttttttttctttttttttttttttactacagctTTAATCCAGAGCCAGGCCCAGTTTTATCATTTGAATTGGACCCAAGTGTGCCAGGGCTGTTTTTGACCAGTGCTCAGCTCTCTCATAGGAAAGGGGGGAATGGGAGAGCCCAGAATGTTCTGGATGGATGGCTGGGTAGAGGTGAAGAGGGGCCAGTAAGAGCCATTCTTCACTAACACCTAATACACAAAGCACTATCTACCAAGCACTGtcctaaatgctttatatttattgCTCTAGGCTATAGATACTGTTGTCTACGTTGCACATGTGTGGAAACAGCCACATAAGGTAAAAAATATGGCTAAAACTTCTGCATAAAAGCTGAGATTCCACGTCAGGCTATCTGGCTCTTGAGAACAAGCCCTTTGCCCCATGGAGTGGGAAAATATGTGTATCTTGAAGGGATAATGGACCTCATACTTGACCAGAGAAGCTGGGCCTGAGCTAGTCTGGCAGAACCAAGAACGGAACCCAAACCTAGACTCCTAGAGCAGGTTACAAACCAACAATCTGACAGATTTTCAGGCAGTGCTTTCACAGTAAGTCTAGTTTATAGCAGTTATAACAAGCTAAGTTATGTTATAGTAACACctcaaatatttccaaaacaaCCAAAGCTTCTTATTCAAGCTGCAGTGCTTACTGTGGGGAATCCAGGATACCCTACATGTCACTCAGGGACCAAGGCCTTGGGAGCCTCCACTTCGTGGCACATTTCTGTGAGACAGGAATAGGAAACTTGGTGAATTCCATATAGACTTTTAAAAGTTCCACCCAACACTAATTTTGATGGCCAAATCAGATCATGACCATGAGGAACTTCAAGGA from Vulpes vulpes isolate BD-2025 chromosome 11, VulVul3, whole genome shotgun sequence encodes the following:
- the FOLR1 gene encoding folate receptor alpha, translated to MAQLMTTQVLFLLVGVAAVWTARPRTELLNVCMDAKHHKEKPSPEDGLHKQCSPWKKNSCCFANTSREAHKDISYLYRFNWNHCGSMTPACKKHFIQDTCLYECSPNLGPWIQEVNQSWRKERILHVPLCKEDCELWWQDCRTSYTCKSNWHKGWNWTSGYNQCPEGAACHPFHFYFPTSAALCNEIWSHSYKVSNYSRGSGRCIQMWFDPAQGNPNEEVARFYARAMSEATHCVLGPLLLSLALMLLWLLS